The Benincasa hispida cultivar B227 chromosome 9, ASM972705v1, whole genome shotgun sequence genome has a segment encoding these proteins:
- the LOC120087299 gene encoding polyadenylate-binding protein-interacting protein 5-like, translating into MNPHGSSLNPYATSYIPLSQRGANRTFVAENSSRENIGSKRTFIVENASRENIGANLPGYSEQCVYNPPYSNISPRLNMHHGKKAPVAAASAVKNHPFHGSLSQQSGDLTEMEMFDREVNMDLELLQVSFPGLSEQSLTDVYFANKGDLDAAIDMLSQLENKHPHDVEYDPESLPDTLDIGDISESGFVAVDQASFRMKNVANHASTSSRF; encoded by the exons ATGAATCCACATGGATCATCTTTGAATCCATATGCAACATCCTACATTCCACTCTCTCAGAGAGGGGCTAACAGAACTTTTGTAGCGGAAAACTCTTCGAGGGAAAATATTGGGTCTAAGAGAACTTTTATAGTGGAAAACGCTTCGAGGGAAAATATTGGGGCTAACTTGCCTGGATATTCTGAACAGTGTGTATATAATCCTCCATATAGCAACATTTCCCCTCGTTTAAATATGCATCATGGTAAAAAGGCACCTGTTGCAGCTGCTTCTGCTGTGAAGAATCACCCTTTTCATGGATCATTGTCACAAcaaagtggtgatttgacagaAATGGAGATGTTTGATAGAGAAGTTAACATGGATCTTGAATTGCTTCAAGTCAGTTTCCCTGGACTTTCTGAACAGTCCCTTACCGATGTCTATTTTGCGAACAAAGGTGATTTGGATGCTGCTATAGACATGCTGAGCCAGCTTGAG AACAAACATCCACATGATGTTGAATACGACCCTGAAAGTCTCCCAGACACTTTGGACATCGGTGATATCTCCGAATCCGGGTTTGTAGCTGTTGATCAAGCCTCTTTCAGAATGAAGAATGTAGCCAATCATGCAAGTACTTCATCCAGATTCTAA
- the LOC120086244 gene encoding uncharacterized protein LOC120086244: MESSLSEAQRGVAVSSNDPSVHQYLVPNRQMELMESISGGSLTQSGMLSRMQRGQVDLKAGNFGRQQLQIPDNQFGGTGNMVRTSEGVLSLPVKRKASTEPFNSPSQQSPLHNKRLAPVEHRPWLQQASGIAKRPHLQIPNNALAPVAVHSPAGTKRKVQQMESHPTKVGHQRSNASKGQTALPIPTSKIQNEPTGSVRSKMRESLTAALALVSQEQEKSSNDEKSPPAEAEKSATPKQENPLSSGPAIGHVSDDSKKIFSEKLDSVVLEDNVGKMLDKHSLCVNVSDLETLRYDDGRVFQPNNVLSYEDISFGDNFFIKDDLLQENGLSWVLEADLGVADKKETQTDELQKMDVGVENQNEGAKPVQTPESLAFKIEEELFKLFSGVNKKYKEKGRSLLFNLKDRNNPELRERVMSGEITPERLCSMTAEELASKELSEWRMAKAEEFAQMVVLPDSEVDIRRLVKKTHKGEFQVEVEEYDNASTDVSSGASTFSQSQRTKNETENGSPNEPETIKDEQNISGQKNGASDKDNYTFTIASNEGDLMQGLMVDDGLKDTELLPPIVSLDEFMESLDTEPPFDILAEDAGKLSPILEKGESEPSSRLKAAAHTTKGATDVRTDKNNEESHTKADIDSSSTGQVDLKPSPSKADVDSNDNQAGLRTSDRNDAAKSSDNNAKSGTESLASTFKLEHLWDGILQYNISTMTSVVGTYISGERTSAKDWPGILEIKGRVRLDAFEKFLQELPLSRSRAVMVLHLDVKEGRPESERADLREVAESYVMDERVGIAEPGSGVEFYFCPPHRRILEMLGRILLKETNEALNAIENGLIGVVVWRKTQLTSMSPNSTSHHKRSSKKQHFSSRRPQETSNLKPNNISPKETMPHGYFPIVATHPPPEEDDDADGDDDIPPGFGPSSARDDDDLPEFNFSGSANPPGFSSQNNHPPTPRGQSSRPPTFQPVSQTGSRPVEQMRELVHKYGQNLSKNISTANWGERGFSSVSIQPWNDDDDDIPEWQPQAATSQHQMPPPSHSQQQLPVRGFQQPSIRAHYMVNQQQPIGHPPPLNVSQQGTWWAPQQGHNINNNLQPTSNFSSSHHGNNGQFYGAFGRSASSNPSNNRGF, encoded by the exons ATGGAATCTTCACTATCAGAAGCTCAAAGAGGGGTTGCAGTTTCTTCCAATGATCCTTCCGTGCATCAATATTTAGTACCTAACAGGCAAATGGAATTAATGGAATCAATTTCTGGTGGTTCTCTAACTCAGAGTGGAATGCTATCACGCATGCAAAGAGGACAGGTTGATCTTAAAGCTGGCAATTTTGGACGGCAACAACTACAAATACCTGACAATCAATTTGGAGGGACTGGAAACATGGTGAGAACTTCAGAAGGGGTGCTGTCACTTCCCGTGAAGCGCAAGGCATCGACTGAGCCTTTTAACTCTCCCTCAcagcagtctccactgcataatAAGCGACTTGCACCCGTGGAACACCGGCCATGGTTGCAACAAGCTTCTGGAATAGCCAAAAGACCTCATTTACAAATACCAAACAATGCCTTGGCTCCTGTAGCGGTGCATTCCCCTGCAGGCACTAAAAGAAAGGTACAGCAAATGGAATCGCATCCAACTAAAGTTGGACATCAACGTTCCAATGCTTCCAAAGGCCAGACTGCCCTGCCGATTCCAACTtccaaaatacaaaatgagCCAACTGGATCTGTGAGATCAAAGATGAGGGAATCCTTGACTGCTGCATTAGCCTTGGTATCACAGGAGCAAGAAAAATCATCTAATGATGAAAAAAGTCCTCCAGCGGAGGCTGAAAAGTCTGCAACTCCAAAGCAGGAAAATCCTTTGTCATCTGGTCCAGCTATTGGTCATGTATCTGATGActcaaagaaaatattttctGAAAAATTAGATTCTGTTGTTCTTGAAGACAATGTAGGAAAGATGTTAGATAAACATTCGCTGTGTGTAAATGTTAGTGATTTAGAGACATTGAGATATGATGATGGGCGAGTCTTTCAACCAAATAATGTTTTGTCGTATGAAGACATTTCTTTTGGGGACAACTTTTTTATTAAAGATGATCTTTTGCAAGAAAATGGTCTCTCTTGGGTACTGGAGGCTGATTTAGGTGTAGCTGATaaaaaggaaacacaaactgatgaacTCCAGAAGATGGATGTTGGTGTAGAAAATCAAAACGAGGGAGCAAAACCAGTTCAGACCCCCGAGTCGTTGgcatttaaaattgaagaagaattatttaaattatttagtgGTGTTAATAAAAAGTACAAGGAAAAAGGAAGGTCCCTTTTATTCAACCTGAAAGACAGAAATAATCCTGAACTGAGAGAAAGGGTTATGAGTGGGGAAATTACCCCCGAAAGATTATGCTCGATGACTGCCGAGGAACTTGCTTCCAAGGAGCTTTCTGAGTGGAGAATGGCGAAGGCTGAAGAATTTGCACAGATGGTAGTTTTACCCGACTCTGAAGTTGATATCAGGCGTTTGGTAAAGAAGACACATAAAGGTGAGTTCCAGGTAGAAGTTGAAGAATACGATAATGCATCCACAGATGTCTCATCTGGGGCTTCTACATTCTCTCAGAGTCAACGTACTAAGAATGAGACTGAAAATGGGTCTCCTAATGAACCTGAAACAATTAAAGACGAACAGAATATTTCTGGCCAGAAAAATGGTGCATCTGACAAGGATAATTACACCTTCACAATTGCATCGAATGAAGGTGATTTGATGCAAGGACTCATGGTTGATGACGGACTGAAGGATACAGAGTTACTGCCTCCAATCGTCTCCCTAGATGAGTTCATGGAGTCCCTTGATACAGAGCCGCCTTTTGATATTTTAGCGGAAGATGCTGGCAAATTGTCGCCTATTTTGGAGAAGGGTGAGTCAGAGCCTAGCTCTCGGTTGAAGGCTGCAGCTCATACTACGAAAGGTGCAACTGATGTCAGGACAGACAAGAACAATGAGGAATCTCACACAAAAGCGGATATTGACTCATCTTCTACCGGCCAGGTGGATTTGAAACCTAGTCCTAGTAAAGCCGACGTTGATTCTAATGACAACCAAGCTGGTTTAAGAACATCTGACAGGAATGACGCCGCAAAATCTAGTGATAATAATGCAAAATCTGGGACAGAATCTCTTGCTAGCACATTTAAGTTGGAACATCTTTGGGATGGCATTCTCCAGTACAACATTTCGACAATGACCTCAGTCGTGGGTACCTACATAAG TGGTGAAAGGACTTCAGCGAAAGATTGGCCTGGCATTCTTGAAATCAAagggagagtcagattggatgcGTTTGAGAAGTTCCTTCAAGAGCTTCCATTATCTCGGAGTCGTGCCGTTATG GTTCTTCATTTGGATGTGAAGGAGGGACGCCCTGAAAGTGAACGAGCAGATCTACGAGAG GTGGCCGAGTCGTATGTCATGGACGAGCGAGTTGGTATAGCGGAGCCTGGTTCTGGggttgaattttatttttgccctccacatagaagaattctTGAAATGCTTGGCAGGATCCTTCTAAAGGAAACTAATGAGGCACTTAATGCAATTGAAAATGGCTTAATAGGCGTTGTTGTATGGAGAAAAACTCAATTAACGTCCATGTCACCAAACTCAACGTCACACCACAAACGCAGTTCAAAAAAGCAACATTTTAGTTCTAGAAGACCACAGGAGACATCGAACTTGAAACCTAATAATATTTCCCCTAAAGAGACTATGCCTCATGGTTATTTTCCCATCGTTGCCACTCATCCTCCACCTGAGGAGGATGATGATGCCGATGGTGACGATGACATCCCTCCCGGATTTGGTCCATCAAGTGCTCGGGATGATGACGATCTCCCTGAATTTAACTTCTCTGGTTCTGCAAACCCTCCTGGGTTTTCATCGCAGAACAACCACCCTCCTACTCCTCGAGGGCAGTCCTCGAGGCCACCCACGTTCCAACCAGTTTCCCAAACTGGGTCTCGTCCAGTAGAGCAAATGCGAGAGCTTGTGCACAAATACGGACAAAACTTAAGTAAAAACATCTCCACTGCAAATTGGGGAGAAAGGGGCTTCAGTTCGGTTTCTATACAGCCTTGGAATGACGATGATGACGATATCCCAGAGTGGCAACCACAAGCAGCAACATCACAGCATCAAATGCCTCCTCCCTCGCACTCGCAGCAGCAGCTGCCCGTACGTGGGTTTCAGCAGCCGTCGATTAGAGCTCACTACATGGTGAACCAACAGCAACCCATAGGGCACCCTCCTCCCTTAAATGTAAGTCAACAAGGGACATGGTGGGCTCCTCAGCAAGGCCATAACATCAACAACAATTTACAGCCTACTAGCAATTTTAGTAGTAGTCATCATGGTAATAATGGTCAGTTTTATGGGGCATTTGGGAGATCAGCTTCTTCAAACCCTTCAAATAATAGaggattttga
- the LOC120086245 gene encoding dnaJ homolog subfamily B member 1, translating to MGVDYYNILKVNRNANDDDLKKAYRRLAMKWHPDKNPNNKKEAETKFKQISEAYEVLSDPQKKAIYDQYGEEGLKDMPPPGSGSFPFGNGGGGGGSSGFNPRNAEDIFAEFFGSSPFGFGSSGPGKSMRYQSEGVFGGFGGSENIFRTYSESVTPKKPPPVESKLPCTLEELYSGSTRKMKISRTVVDANGRQLPETEILTIDVKPGWKKGTKITFPDKGNEQPNQLPADLVFVIDEKPHDVFKRDGNDIIMNHRVTLAEALGGTTINLTTLDGRNLSIPVIDIVSPGYELVIAREGMPIVREPGNRGDLKIKFDVKFPTRLTPEQRAGLKRALGG from the exons ATGGGAGTAGATTATTACAACATATTGAAGGTGAACAGGAACGCCAATGACGATGATCTCAAGAAGGCGTATAGAAGATTGGCTATGAAATGGCACCCTGATAAAAACCCCAACAACAAGAAAGAAGCTGAAACCAAATTCAAGCAGATCTCCGAGGCTTATGAG GTATTGAGCGACCCCCAGAAGAAGGCTATTTATGATCAATATGGTGAAGAAGGATTGAAAGATATGCCACCACCAGGCAGTGGAAGCTTCCCATTTGGAAATGGTGGTGGTGGCGGCGGGTCAAGCGGGTTTAATCCAAGGAATGCAGAGGATATTTTTGCAGAATTTTTTGGGAGCAGCCCTTTTGGGTTTGGTTCATCAGGACCGGGGAAGTCTATGAGGTACCAGTCAGAGGGAGTTTTTGGAGGATTTGGTGGAAGTGAAAACATTTTCAGAACATACAGTGAAAGTGTAACACCAAAGAAACCTCCACCAGTTGAGAGCAAATTGCCCTGCACTCTTGAGGAGCTGTATTCAGGATCAACAAGGAAAATGAAGATTTCAAGAACCGTAGTTGATGCAAACGG ACGACAACTCCCCGAGACGGAGATATTGACCATCGATGTGAAGCCCGGTTGGAAGAAAGGAACCAAAATCACCTTCCCAGATAAAGGAAACGAACAACCAAACCAACTACCTGCAGATCTAGTATTTGTTATTGATGAGAAGCCCCATGATGTTTTCAAAAGAGATGGCAATGATATCATCATGAACCATAGGGTAACATTAGCAGAGGCATTGGGTGGAACTACTATAAATCTTACCACGCTTGATGGTCGTAACCTGTCTATACCCGTAATAGACATTGTTAGCCCGGGCTACGAGCTCGTGATAGCCAGAGAGGGAATGCCAATTGTAAGAGAGCCCGGTAACCGAGGTGATTTAAAGATCAAATTCGATGTGAAATTCCCAACAAGATTAACCCCCGAGCAACGAGCAGGACTCAAACGTGCTTTGGGAGGTTGA